Proteins encoded together in one Hymenobacter monticola window:
- a CDS encoding glycosylase translates to MKIKLASLLLISGLCQPAWAQKVLPKDVPAAEMQKVYEEVKTPHKYGLVLVTDDNQKKMDCPTVFRKNGQWWMTYIIFDGRGYETWLAQSKDLLKWETKGKILAFTDTTDWDTNQKAGYVALQDAKWGGSYEWQPYQGKYWLSYFGGNSRGYEKGLLSISLASTYKDPTTLPTWQRLAKPVLRPDDKDVRWWENHTIYKSSVTWDRAKLTGHPFVMYYNANGDSLNAKRGAERIGMAVSDDMTHWTRYLRNPVLNHHTGITGDAYLQKMDSGLWVMFYFGAFYPGVKGAVNRFACSYDLTHWTDWTGANLVEPSEPYDELFAHKSFVLKYKGVVYHYYCAVNKADQRGIAVATSKDLGKSAVAFIAPPVKKPKEAKK, encoded by the coding sequence ATGAAAATCAAGCTTGCCTCCCTCTTGCTCATCAGCGGCCTGTGCCAACCGGCTTGGGCGCAGAAAGTGCTGCCCAAAGACGTGCCCGCCGCCGAGATGCAGAAGGTGTACGAGGAGGTGAAGACGCCCCACAAATACGGCCTCGTGCTGGTGACGGACGACAACCAGAAGAAAATGGACTGCCCCACGGTGTTCCGCAAAAACGGGCAGTGGTGGATGACTTACATCATCTTCGACGGGCGCGGCTACGAAACCTGGCTGGCTCAGAGCAAGGACCTGCTGAAATGGGAAACCAAGGGCAAAATCCTGGCTTTCACCGACACAACGGATTGGGACACCAACCAAAAAGCCGGCTACGTGGCCCTGCAAGATGCTAAGTGGGGCGGCAGCTACGAGTGGCAGCCCTACCAGGGCAAGTACTGGCTGTCGTACTTCGGCGGCAACTCGCGCGGCTACGAAAAGGGCCTGCTCTCCATCAGCCTCGCCTCGACCTACAAGGACCCCACCACCCTGCCCACCTGGCAGCGCCTGGCCAAGCCCGTGCTGCGCCCCGACGACAAGGATGTGCGCTGGTGGGAAAACCACACCATCTACAAAAGCTCCGTGACCTGGGACCGGGCCAAGCTCACCGGCCATCCCTTTGTGATGTACTACAACGCCAACGGCGACAGCCTCAACGCCAAGCGCGGGGCCGAGCGCATCGGCATGGCCGTGAGCGACGACATGACGCACTGGACGCGCTACCTGCGCAACCCCGTGCTCAACCACCACACCGGCATCACCGGCGACGCCTACCTGCAGAAGATGGACAGCGGCCTGTGGGTGATGTTCTACTTCGGCGCCTTCTACCCCGGCGTGAAGGGCGCCGTGAACCGCTTCGCCTGCTCCTACGACCTCACCCACTGGACCGATTGGACGGGGGCAAATTTGGTGGAGCCTTCCGAGCCTTATGATGAGCTGTTTGCCCACAAGTCCTTCGTACTGAAATACAAAGGCGTAGTGTACCACTACTACTGCGCCGTGAACAAGGCCGACCAGCGCGGCATTGCCGTGGCTACGTCAAAGGATTTGGGCAAGAGTGCGGTGGCCTTCATTGCGCCGCCAGTGAAGAAACCGAAAGAAGCCAAAAAATGA